The Nostoc sp. 'Peltigera membranacea cyanobiont' N6 genome contains the following window.
CAGCAATGTTGAAAACCAGATCCCAGCGATCGCCATTGGCCAAGCGCAAAGCGAGTTCTCTACCATTGCCGACACGTTCAACCTGATTACCTAACTGAAATAGTGCATCTTCTAGCCCAATGATAGTTTCTTCATCATCGAACTCCATCACCTCAGAGGCACTAAAACCAGCCTGAAGGTAGTCTGCCTTCAGGTCATAACACAGACCAATTAATAACCCCATAGCCCGATAATTCCTGGTAAGAAAGCTTTTGCTGTTAGCTTCAATATAAAATCAGGTGTCTTTATTAATTCCTCAATGAAGATATCTCATTAACAACATCGAACCATATAGGAGATTTATCGTTAGGAGAACCGTTATAGTTGGCAGTAATTTCTTCTCCTGCTTCTATATCTCGGTAAGCAATTAATTCCACCTCCCCTTCGGCGAATTTTTTCACATAGTAAGTATTAGGTTCGTAAGAATGATTAAACAGTGAGGCTAAACCGAGAGCGATCGCCGCAGCTTTATCTTCCCAATCGTAGTAATAGTTACCTAAAATTGTTTTATCTAGAAATTCAACCTGTTCTGCGGGTATAACTACAACTGGCGATCTCTCAACGATCTCTCCTCTCAAAAAGTGCTTTTGTGCGAAGATACCTCGACCTTTTAGGTTTGTATTACTAACAATCAACATTCCAGCTACTCTCCTACGATTACTTAGTTTTATGTTGCCATAATCCAATAGAACCATCCCAACTGGCTTTTTTAGATGATGGCGATCGAATTAATATATGGTGTTAGACTTATTCCACTGGATCTACATAGGTGTACGTTTTACCTGCCCAATTTTGCACTGTAACTGTGCCTTTCTCATAACCAAGTAGAGTCTCGGCTTGAATTGGGACTTTGCCACCGCCGCCAGGGGCATCAATTACATAAGTTGGTACAGCGTAGCCAGTGGTATGACCACGCAATTTAGAAATTAGATCGATCCCAGTTTGAACGCTCGTTCG
Protein-coding sequences here:
- a CDS encoding SET domain-containing protein; this encodes MLIVSNTNLKGRGIFAQKHFLRGEIVERSPVVVIPAEQVEFLDKTILGNYYYDWEDKAAAIALGLASLFNHSYEPNTYYVKKFAEGEVELIAYRDIEAGEEITANYNGSPNDKSPIWFDVVNEISSLRN